Proteins encoded together in one Thermophilibacter immobilis window:
- a CDS encoding isocitrate/isopropylmalate dehydrogenase family protein has protein sequence MTRCSSAPCSCIAKLDDSVAFDFDDFPWGCEYYLRTGKMMADDGIEQLRAFDAIYRGAVGAPSVPDHISLWGLLLKIRKEFDEYVNVRPVKLLEGAHGVITPLKNVGRGDIDMTVIRENSEGEYAGAGAWLYKGKPHETVLQTGVFSRVGTERIIRYAYDLARAQGKTLTSVSKGNALNYSMVFWDGVFEEVGREYPDVETHSLLVDAAAMNFVMHPARFQVVVTSNLFGDILTDLGAAIVGGMGLAAGANLNPEKKYPSMFEPIHGSAPDIAGRGIANPLASIWSVSQMLDFLGLPAWGAAVIQAIETVVRGPVLTVDMGGTASTSEVGDELARVLVAPND, from the coding sequence TTGACGCGCTGCTCATCGGCCCCGTGTTCATGCATAGCCAAGCTCGATGACTCCGTAGCATTTGACTTCGACGATTTCCCCTGGGGCTGTGAGTACTATCTGAGAACCGGCAAGATGATGGCGGACGACGGCATAGAGCAGTTGCGCGCTTTTGATGCGATTTACCGGGGCGCCGTTGGCGCCCCGAGCGTCCCCGATCATATTTCGCTGTGGGGGCTGCTGCTCAAGATTAGAAAGGAGTTCGACGAGTATGTGAACGTGCGCCCGGTCAAGCTCCTCGAGGGGGCACATGGTGTGATTACCCCGCTTAAGAACGTGGGGCGGGGAGACATCGACATGACGGTCATACGCGAGAACAGCGAGGGAGAGTACGCGGGGGCGGGAGCCTGGCTTTACAAGGGCAAACCTCACGAGACCGTTCTGCAGACGGGGGTGTTCTCTCGGGTGGGGACCGAACGCATCATCCGCTACGCGTACGATCTGGCCCGTGCGCAGGGCAAGACGCTCACGAGCGTCAGCAAGGGCAACGCACTGAACTATTCGATGGTCTTCTGGGACGGGGTCTTCGAGGAGGTGGGCAGGGAGTACCCAGACGTGGAGACCCACTCGCTGCTGGTGGACGCGGCGGCCATGAACTTCGTCATGCACCCCGCCCGCTTCCAGGTGGTCGTGACCTCAAACCTGTTCGGGGACATCCTGACCGACCTGGGCGCTGCAATTGTCGGCGGCATGGGGCTAGCCGCCGGTGCTAACCTCAACCCCGAGAAGAAATACCCCTCGATGTTCGAGCCCATCCACGGGTCCGCCCCCGACATTGCCGGACGGGGAATTGCCAACCCCCTGGCGTCTATCTGGTCAGTCTCCCAGATGCTGGACTTTCTCGGCCTGCCCGCATGGGGAGCCGCCGTCATACAGGCGATCGAGACGGTGGTGCGGGGCCCCGTCCTTACCGTGGACATGGGGGGAACGGCCTCCACGTCAGAGGTCGGCGACGAGTTGGCACGCGTTCTTGTCGCCCCGAACGACTAG
- a CDS encoding FMN-binding protein yields MTRIPRNLLVRSLCVGAVAASLAGANAFLSVSSAQAAQAAQEGRTSGERGPLMKDGTFEGTARSFGGPLSVSVSVENGYLTDISVTRTGDTDSYLSLASEKLIPEIEESQSWDLDTVSSATYSSHGIMNAVNNALVNGGAAEGSTARTSMTTSSSAAHSTSELKRIAQTRADEDSAAWYELTVGDLLGQNASTEEQNAITYGYTLRQQSDRTH; encoded by the coding sequence GTGACCCGCATACCGAGGAACCTCCTCGTGCGCTCCCTGTGCGTAGGGGCCGTTGCCGCCTCGCTCGCAGGCGCCAATGCCTTTCTGAGCGTCTCGTCCGCGCAGGCCGCGCAGGCGGCCCAGGAAGGGCGCACCTCCGGCGAGCGAGGACCGCTCATGAAGGACGGCACCTTCGAGGGCACGGCCCGCTCGTTCGGCGGCCCCCTCTCTGTCTCGGTGAGCGTGGAGAACGGCTACCTCACCGACATCTCCGTCACGAGGACGGGTGACACCGACTCCTACCTCAGCCTCGCGTCCGAAAAGCTCATACCCGAGATCGAGGAATCCCAGAGCTGGGACCTCGACACGGTGAGCAGCGCCACCTACTCCAGCCACGGCATCATGAACGCCGTCAACAACGCGCTGGTGAACGGTGGTGCCGCCGAGGGCAGCACTGCGCGGACCAGCATGACGACCAGCTCGTCCGCGGCCCACTCCACCTCCGAGCTCAAGCGGATCGCGCAGACGAGAGCCGACGAGGACAGCGCCGCATGGTACGAGCTCACCGTGGGCGACCTCCTCGGGCAGAACGCATCGACCGAAGAGCAGAACGCCATCACCTACGGCTACACCCTGCGCCAGCAGTCTGACAGGACCCACTAG
- a CDS encoding AraC family transcriptional regulator, translated as MSQERHIPVFEGVTTRIVRLRPSDGPVSMARDLPGGSLLVGGCWRGMCTLRHGALRLLVAPGDLCLLVARPSLGEELVALDDFEGLFVSLSAEGLSEQTHAVLVAFDVSPQDLLARIPAGTGFSWLTECPRVAHAMCEMDIRSMGRMGAGAYRLKTIELLHAICQASPGERCDCCASTLAAHEDIACRAQRAMTQNLRLPKTIDGLAGECHTSPTVLKQSFREVFGVSVYQWYRSYRIRRAAEMLSADSRLTVSEAAAAVGYSSHSKFSRAFGAVIGETPSAWRARVAVGER; from the coding sequence ATGTCGCAAGAGCGTCACATACCTGTCTTTGAGGGTGTCACCACTCGCATCGTCCGCCTGCGGCCCTCTGACGGCCCGGTCTCCATGGCGCGCGACCTGCCTGGTGGATCACTTCTCGTGGGTGGGTGCTGGCGAGGTATGTGCACCCTGCGCCATGGAGCCCTGCGCCTTCTCGTGGCTCCAGGAGACCTCTGCCTCCTGGTTGCGCGCCCGAGCCTGGGGGAGGAGCTCGTCGCCCTTGACGACTTCGAAGGCCTGTTTGTCTCGCTAAGTGCCGAGGGCCTCTCGGAGCAGACGCACGCGGTTCTCGTGGCCTTCGACGTGAGCCCGCAGGACCTGCTCGCGCGCATCCCCGCGGGCACTGGCTTCTCTTGGCTCACCGAGTGCCCCCGGGTTGCGCATGCGATGTGTGAGATGGACATTCGTTCGATGGGGAGGATGGGGGCGGGGGCCTATCGCCTCAAGACGATCGAGCTTCTGCACGCGATCTGCCAGGCGTCCCCTGGTGAGCGATGCGACTGCTGTGCCTCGACGCTCGCGGCGCACGAGGACATCGCGTGCCGCGCCCAGCGGGCCATGACCCAGAACCTGCGTCTCCCCAAGACCATAGACGGCCTCGCCGGGGAGTGCCATACCTCGCCAACGGTGCTCAAGCAGTCCTTTCGTGAGGTGTTCGGCGTGTCCGTCTACCAGTGGTACCGCTCCTATCGCATCCGTCGCGCGGCTGAGATGCTGTCTGCGGACAGCCGCCTCACGGTGTCCGAGGCCGCTGCCGCCGTGGGCTACTCGAGCCACTCCAAGTTCTCGCGCGCGTTTGGCGCCGTTATAGGCGAGACGCCGAGCGCCTGGCGCGCCCGCGTCGCGGTGGGGGAGCGGTAG
- a CDS encoding MptD family putative ECF transporter S component, translated as MGARDAVMVGALGAVIIVIRFALMIVGGLGPYVWFSSHFVDALLIGPVFMHSQAR; from the coding sequence ATGGGCGCGCGCGACGCGGTGATGGTGGGTGCTCTGGGGGCGGTCATAATCGTCATACGGTTTGCCCTCATGATCGTGGGAGGCCTCGGACCCTACGTCTGGTTTTCCTCGCACTTCGTTGACGCGCTGCTCATCGGCCCCGTGTTCATGCATAGCCAAGCTCGATGA
- a CDS encoding ferrochelatase, whose product MAPSGCSACPSTRRRPPASPARSRTPSSGRSRSSGGTPPRRVVEGYAQNAFYLEAVASSIEGRGFGQRPDDRLVLSFHSAPLKDERAGDTYRQQARQTADAVAERLGVDPASVTVSYQSVFGPDPSAWARPLSLDVLRGWRDQKFRVFFCCPGFAVECLETLYDVPQELLSALEGDEVEPPSPARCLKGGAIGPRGRFVWVPCLDDSDAHAVVVRSVIDDALRDGSWTGIESSLG is encoded by the coding sequence ATGGCTCCGAGCGGGTGCTCTGCCTGCCCCTCTACCCGCAGACGGCCTCCTGCATCACCGGCTCGGTCGCGGACTCCTTCGAGCGGACGCTCGCGGAGCTCGGGTGGGACCCCCCCGCGAAGGGTCGTCGAGGGCTATGCCCAGAACGCCTTCTACCTCGAGGCCGTCGCCTCCTCCATCGAGGGGCGCGGCTTCGGTCAGCGTCCCGACGACCGCCTCGTACTCTCGTTTCACTCGGCTCCGCTCAAGGACGAGCGCGCCGGGGACACCTACCGCCAGCAGGCCCGACAGACGGCGGACGCCGTGGCGGAGCGGCTCGGCGTCGACCCCGCCTCCGTCACCGTGTCCTACCAGAGCGTCTTCGGGCCGGACCCTAGCGCCTGGGCGCGGCCCCTCTCCCTTGACGTGCTGCGCGGCTGGCGCGACCAGAAGTTCAGGGTCTTCTTCTGCTGCCCCGGCTTCGCGGTCGAGTGCCTGGAGACGCTCTACGACGTCCCCCAGGAGCTCCTGAGCGCGCTCGAGGGCGACGAGGTGGAGCCGCCGAGCCCGGCGCGCTGCCTCAAAGGCGGCGCCATCGGGCCCAGGGGGCGCTTCGTGTGGGTCCCCTGCCTCGACGACTCGGACGCGCATGCGGTGGTCGTGCGCAGCGTGATCGACGACGCCCTCAGGGACGGTTCCTGGACGGGGATCGAGAGCTCCCTCGGATAG
- a CDS encoding IS1 family transposase → MGDGMRAIVRNMSARERDEMLGLLLEATADETSDDSEDFEARRCPRCGCAHVVRKGRDLAGRQRWLCRGCSRTFGGATGKVLGTTKLPAVTWAEYARCVVDGLTLRDAAERCGVSLKTSFFMRHRAIEVMEGMLSPFEAGPDCPVQADETLVPDSLSGNHARRLGFPCPVRPGTAAATGSDAA, encoded by the coding sequence ATGGGGGACGGGATGAGGGCAATCGTTCGTAACATGAGCGCCAGGGAGCGCGATGAGATGTTGGGGCTGCTGCTCGAGGCGACGGCCGACGAGACGTCTGACGATTCCGAGGACTTCGAGGCACGGAGGTGTCCGAGATGCGGGTGCGCGCATGTCGTGCGCAAGGGTCGTGATCTGGCCGGACGCCAGCGCTGGCTCTGCCGCGGGTGCTCTCGCACGTTCGGGGGAGCCACGGGCAAGGTGCTCGGGACCACGAAGCTGCCGGCTGTCACGTGGGCCGAGTACGCCCGCTGCGTCGTCGACGGCCTCACGCTGCGCGATGCGGCAGAGAGGTGCGGGGTATCGCTCAAGACGAGCTTCTTCATGCGTCACAGGGCCATCGAGGTGATGGAGGGGATGCTCTCTCCGTTCGAGGCCGGTCCGGATTGTCCGGTCCAGGCCGACGAGACCCTCGTTCCGGACTCCCTGTCGGGCAACCACGCCCGCCGCCTGGGTTTTCCATGCCCCGTCCGGCCAGGCACCGCGGCCGCGACGGGGTCAGACGCGGCGTGA
- a CDS encoding FAD:protein FMN transferase produces the protein MSKSAKKVCGASAAASHAVPRKSRRDFVRWSRLALQVAFFVLAPQAFSMAFSGARSLMVALGRGEAADVTSFVLTLVLLLAHAVVFGRFFCGYACSFGTLGDVLYQLGKPLRRALHAHGHRLSARTEDALRLIKYVVLAVVLVASFAGAGAVVSAVSPWTAFGQLVNVSPASVGVVGGIVLLALCALMVAKERSFCEYLCPLGALFSLMPILPRSNRHVDPGRPGQAEACRRRCPVRIAPPGEGPQMGECVQCDRCETVAQAGCVNFGPALRRAEEALDQQGFAVDRATGRPTSYEPARDRRTRRVAAHCAVARRCRELFAGPSLGMTAGAGTSRPCASRPPLIMGAGEFFDTLVRIRADCSQELMDVCLARCARFHAALNRFDPTSDVGRLNAAGGRPVEVDQDTADALRESVRLAEETCGAFDASVGAASALWDFKRGTVPSEALLRAAVGHIGWRHLHVCGRRTWLDDPAARIDLGGMAKGFVTDDLVSLLRNAGCVRAVLDLGGNVHCLGTRPDGRPWRVGVADPDDTFGRPLAACELGDQSLVTSSVRTRAFERGGVRYAHILDPRTGAPLKTNLASASVLCARSTEGEGLGKLLLSLGCQGALDYVNGHDGIECLLVRANGEVTQSAGGAFSIRGSSRSPSRNRP, from the coding sequence ATGTCCAAAAGTGCCAAGAAAGTGTGTGGTGCCTCGGCGGCCGCCTCTCACGCGGTCCCCCGCAAGAGTCGCCGCGACTTTGTGCGCTGGTCTCGTCTCGCCCTGCAGGTGGCCTTCTTCGTGCTGGCGCCCCAGGCCTTCTCGATGGCGTTTTCCGGTGCGCGCTCCCTCATGGTGGCGCTCGGCAGGGGAGAGGCCGCTGACGTCACGAGCTTCGTGCTCACGCTCGTCTTGCTGCTCGCGCACGCGGTCGTCTTCGGGCGCTTCTTCTGCGGCTACGCCTGCTCGTTCGGCACGCTCGGTGACGTCCTCTACCAGCTGGGAAAGCCGCTTCGCAGGGCGCTGCACGCTCATGGGCATCGCCTGTCCGCCCGCACGGAGGACGCGCTGCGCCTGATCAAGTACGTCGTGCTCGCCGTCGTGCTCGTGGCCTCGTTCGCGGGCGCCGGAGCCGTGGTGAGCGCCGTCTCACCGTGGACCGCCTTCGGCCAGCTCGTGAACGTGAGCCCGGCGAGCGTGGGGGTGGTCGGGGGCATCGTCCTCCTCGCTCTCTGCGCCCTCATGGTGGCCAAGGAGCGCTCGTTCTGCGAGTACCTCTGCCCCCTCGGCGCGCTCTTCTCGCTCATGCCGATACTGCCGCGCTCCAACCGGCACGTCGACCCGGGCCGTCCCGGGCAGGCGGAGGCGTGCAGGCGCCGCTGCCCCGTGCGCATCGCGCCTCCGGGCGAGGGGCCGCAGATGGGGGAGTGCGTCCAGTGCGACCGCTGCGAGACCGTCGCGCAGGCGGGCTGCGTCAACTTTGGCCCCGCCCTCAGGCGCGCGGAAGAGGCGCTGGACCAGCAGGGCTTCGCCGTCGACAGGGCCACGGGGCGGCCGACCTCCTACGAGCCCGCGAGGGATCGTCGCACGCGCCGCGTCGCTGCTCATTGCGCTGTGGCTCGGCGGTGCCGTGAGCTTTTTGCCGGCCCCTCCCTGGGCATGACGGCCGGCGCGGGCACCTCGCGCCCTTGTGCCTCTCGGCCTCCCCTCATCATGGGGGCCGGGGAGTTCTTCGACACGCTCGTGCGTATCAGGGCCGACTGCTCGCAGGAGCTGATGGACGTCTGCCTCGCCCGCTGCGCGCGCTTCCACGCCGCCCTCAACCGCTTCGACCCCACAAGCGACGTAGGGAGGCTCAATGCGGCGGGAGGGCGTCCCGTCGAGGTGGACCAGGACACCGCGGACGCCCTCCGGGAGTCTGTGCGCCTGGCGGAGGAGACCTGCGGCGCCTTCGACGCGAGCGTGGGGGCCGCGAGCGCGCTGTGGGACTTCAAGCGGGGGACGGTTCCCTCCGAGGCCCTCCTGCGCGCGGCCGTGGGGCACATCGGCTGGCGCCACCTTCACGTCTGCGGAAGGCGGACCTGGCTCGACGACCCGGCCGCCCGCATCGACCTGGGCGGCATGGCCAAGGGCTTCGTCACGGACGACCTCGTAAGCCTCCTTAGGAATGCGGGCTGCGTGCGCGCCGTGCTCGACCTGGGCGGGAACGTCCACTGCTTGGGCACGCGACCCGACGGGCGGCCCTGGCGCGTCGGCGTGGCCGACCCCGACGACACGTTCGGAAGGCCCCTGGCGGCCTGCGAGCTGGGGGACCAGAGCCTCGTGACGAGCAGCGTGCGCACCCGCGCGTTCGAGAGGGGCGGCGTACGCTACGCTCACATCCTCGACCCCCGGACGGGCGCGCCGCTCAAGACGAACCTGGCGAGTGCGAGCGTGCTGTGTGCGAGGTCAACGGAGGGCGAGGGCCTTGGAAAGCTGCTCCTCTCCCTGGGATGCCAGGGGGCCCTGGACTACGTGAACGGACACGACGGCATCGAGTGCCTCCTCGTGCGCGCGAACGGCGAAGTCACGCAGTCTGCGGGCGGCGCGTTCTCTATCCGAGGGAGCTCTCGATCCCCGTCCAGGAACCGTCCCTGA